The Ziziphus jujuba cultivar Dongzao chromosome 1, ASM3175591v1 genome segment aaaaaataatgaacaacctttttttttataattaatgcaTGAACTGTTATTGAATTAATAATTTACAGCTGTATTCTTTTTGATTGAGAATAGATATATCAAAGTCTTTTTTCTAggctgcacttttttttttgtattgaaaGATTTATGTGTATTCTGATGCAAACAATGGTTGATCCTTTGTGGTACATATGCGAATTCTGATTGGAAGTATTTGAGTAAGTTCCCCTGAAAAATTTATTGGTTTCCTTTCTCTATAGAAAAATGATGCATCACTTTCTCTTATGCCTGACATGTCTCACATGTGACCTGACTTGTCTGGACCGTATATGAAGTATAAACTATTATATTACTGTTGTTGAGCTTAAATTGGAGGTGAGCTCGTTACAGAATCATGCTGATGAAATAGCATGATTTGGATTCTCTCAACAAGGATCTTGAAAGAAGGGCCGCTACTGCAGAAGCAGCACTGAAAAGGGCACGCTTGAATTACTCCATTGCTGTAGACCAGTTGCAGAAGGACCTCGAATTACTTTCTTCCCAGGTTCTGTCCATGTATGAAACTAATGAGAACCTTATTAAGCAAGCTTTTTCAGAATGTTCCCTGCCAAGCTTTCCGGAGTATGAAGAAATGGCTCAGAATCAGAAACTGGATTCAAAGGAAAGTCATGCTGCGAGACTGTTGCAGTGTCAGAATCAATTTCATgaggaaaagaaacaaaatttagaTGCGGATATATTTTTGGAGGATTTGAAAAGATCTCTCCTCTTGCAGAAGGGACTTTACCaaaaggttgaagaagaagTCTATGAAGTGCATTTATTAAATGTATATTTGGATGTTTTCTCAAAAACTCTACAGGAAACTTTGCTTGATGCAAGTGCTGACTTCAGGTTGatgaaagataaaattaataagCTTACACAGCAGCTGGAGCTTTCAACTGAGTCCAAGGAATTACTGATGCTGAAGCTGCAGGATGCTACAATGAGGTTCACAATCTCAAGGAATACAAAAATGCCTGTGATACAAAATGCAACAGCCTGGCTCTGCATAATCAAGCTTTAGAAGCAAATTTACAAAATGTCACTCATGAAAATTGTCTTCTGGAAACAGCAGCATTGTCACAGGAAAAGGAAGCTCAAATCATGACCATAAAGGATAAAACTGAGGAATCTGCCAAGCTATCACTGGAGCTTAATGGTTTGAAATCAAGTTTGCAATCATTGCATGATGACTTACAAGCTGAAAGAAGTGTAAGAGATATGGCTCAAGTGTCCTTAAATGCAGCACAATCAGATAATCTTGTAATTAAAcagaaatttgaaaatgatgTACAAAACATTATGGGTAAAATAGATATGTCTAGTGTCCTCGTGCAAAAGCTTCAGTCAGAAGTTAAGACTATTGCTAACAAACTCAAGATTAGCTTTGAAGCTGAAGAACATTATGCACAGCAGCACAGAGAACTTCTATCTGATTGgacaaaatccaatatatatatactgatgtCATATTTGTTAAAAGTGCAACTACAtgtgacatttatttatatatctatatatctatatgtatgaattgaagatggatatttttatgctattaacaagttcttaattaaatattatgtcaattttttttatttgtatttaattgttattcatgattagtaattttattttaattggttttgaaaacaatattttaagtagtttatggatgttaaaaaaaaaattacaaatgtgtcataaatatcattaaattatttttattattaattaattgaacatataaatatctatacaaaacatattaaatataagtaataataaaactttaattaaatataatatttaatttttttgtaaatataaatataattttaaatattttcatatataacaaaagaaatactataattataaaataatctaatccagtccgatcctgcaccaaacatgggacaactagtccaacattcagtccagaactataccaaacacagtactgcactattcgatcccgtccgatcctgtccgatccgaacctatcctgtccgatcccgtCCGATCCGGATctatcctgcgtaccaaacgccCCCCTAAGGTATTGTGGAAGACTCTGAAATACGATTGGCATACGCGTAGAGACTTCAGTGGCTGTGCGAAGGGTTGGGCTTCTGCTTTAAGGCCTGTTGGAGTTTTAACAGTTTAGGCCCTATTGGAAACCCATGTAGGCTTTTAACTGGGAAAATTAACAAGGACCCAAACTAAATATTAGCCCAACAAGTACCATGTTAGCGCAATGGCCTGATAAATAAAAGATTGGGCCTTTGAGCTTTTGATTTCTACTTAAATGGAATTAATGCAATATACTGAAGTATATTGCATCTATCAtgataaaaatttcatttgGTTTAGTTTAGTTTTTAGAACCATCAATTATGATAAAACCAATGGTATGATTTTGATAATTAAGATGTATTTTTCTTTACCCAAATACTAATAGATGGGTTCCATCATCATTTTGAAATCGAAAACTcagttatatttaaatataaatgcaCACAACTTGTCTGATAGATGTTAATAATTCCACCATTTGAGATTTGTAATGATATGCCAAcctttattcttttattattattttttttttttacaagaaaaaaaaaagtcgtttcttttttccaattcaGTAAGTAGAGATGGCATTATTGTTCATAAAGGGCACGTCATAATAGTAAATTTGTTTACTTCATCCTCATTTGTTAGATTccataaacttttaattttctttgacttgaccaaaaataaaaaccttgcaTTTTTTAGATTTCCTTTCTACAGGGGGGAATCAGGGAAAGTTGTAAAAAGAGTAGGGTACAATTATGCCACTCAGAAACGAAAGAAAAGATGAAGTTAAAGTAGGGGCATAGAGCCCATGCTAGATGGGTATAGGTCACCCATGTGGGTGGCAACCTTACCTGCCATACCTTCTCAATGAGCACCAAACATGTGCTATGTCTCCCATCTCTTTTCCATGCCTGTTATTATTGgacaaatatgtataaatattaaataccaTTTTCCCTGCGCTGTACCCATGCAGTTTTTAAGATAGTTTGGCATTAGTTGCTCATTTCCACTCTCTATAATAACTCAACCACTCGTGCACGTgtcaatgcatatatatattatcaaatatatatatatatatatatatatattatgagtctgtttgggtttttttttttttttggtaattaatggCTTTGCCAATCCATCACAAATTCGAATGTggacagaaaaaaaataaaaaagtataaccTTTACCAACTTGACTAATTACATCCTTATcagattggtttttttttattcttatttatgttTACTTTTCAATCTTAAGTATGATCAATTAATCCACCTGttaatataaaactattttaccaacaaaaaaactttagaagataattaaatttcaataaaacatatatgaatttatatttCATGAGTTAAAAAACAAGCATACACAAGTATATGACAA includes the following:
- the LOC132799246 gene encoding uncharacterized protein LOC132799246 isoform X2; the encoded protein is MGGGQVCPVDHFIPNEGDKSDPSGDWVTFVPPSSLRSISGRPLRSIVDLASPSPSKHLAGLDLIFRRKKLDFGGKLPFEAFLAGEFIFCCILPLFHRSAIITWKQQYSSKDYAEVGVLTILSSSIVPYLMPVVIPFREFEQQRELRERGLQTTCDESAGRKLFSDDTINAQMDKDLERRAATAEAALKRARLNYSIAVDQLQKDLELLSSQVLSMYETNENLIKQAFSECSLPSFPEYEEMAQNQKLDSKESHAARLLQCQNQFHEEKKQNLDADIFLEDLKRSLLLQKGLYQKVEEEVYEVHLLNVYLDVFSKTLQETLLDASADFRLMKDKINKLTQQLELSTESKELLMLKLQDATMRFTISRNTKMPVIQNATAWLCIIKL
- the LOC132799246 gene encoding uncharacterized protein LOC132799246 isoform X3, whose translation is MGGGQVCPVDHFIPNEGDKSDPSGDWVTFVPPSSLRSISGRPLRSIVDLASPSPSKHLAGGRSLILEANYPSKHFWPQYSSKDYAEVGVLTILSSSIVPYLMPVVIPFREFEQQRELRERGLQTTCDESAGRKLFSDDTINAQMDKDLERRAATAEAALKRARLNYSIAVDQLQKDLELLSSQVLSMYETNENLIKQAFSECSLPSFPEYEEMAQNQKLDSKESHAARLLQCQNQFHEEKKQNLDADIFLEDLKRSLLLQKGLYQKVEEEVYEVHLLNVYLDVFSKTLQETLLDASADFRLMKDKINKLTQQLELSTESKELLMLKLQDATMRFTISRNTKMPVIQNATAWLCIIKL
- the LOC132799246 gene encoding uncharacterized protein LOC132799246 isoform X1; its protein translation is MGGGQVCPVDHFIPNEGDKSDPSGDWVTFVPPSSLRSISGRPLRSIVDLASPSPSKHLAGEHVFFFCFGNLPSSSSWLDLIFRRKKLDFGGKLPFEAFLAGEFIFCCILPLFHRSAIITWKQQYSSKDYAEVGVLTILSSSIVPYLMPVVIPFREFEQQRELRERGLQTTCDESAGRKLFSDDTINAQMDKDLERRAATAEAALKRARLNYSIAVDQLQKDLELLSSQVLSMYETNENLIKQAFSECSLPSFPEYEEMAQNQKLDSKESHAARLLQCQNQFHEEKKQNLDADIFLEDLKRSLLLQKGLYQKVEEEVYEVHLLNVYLDVFSKTLQETLLDASADFRLMKDKINKLTQQLELSTESKELLMLKLQDATMRFTISRNTKMPVIQNATAWLCIIKL